The following are encoded in a window of Lates calcarifer isolate ASB-BC8 linkage group LG20, TLL_Latcal_v3, whole genome shotgun sequence genomic DNA:
- the acaca gene encoding acetyl-CoA carboxylase 1 isoform X3 → MAQQDGAAAKKNPAVAALHSHFIVGSVSEENSEDEIQGKLDMQLEEKETRSLSPSSGSSDSTYEMGFDHIDGPMHNLRPSMSGLHLVKQGRDRRRIDLQRDFTVASPAEFVTRFGGNKVIEKVLIANNGIAAVKCMRSIRRWAYEMFRNERAIRFVVMVTPEDLKANAEYIKMADHYVPVPGGTNNNNYANVELILDIAKRIPVQAVWAGWGHASENPKLPELLQKHGIAFMGPPSQAMWALGDKIASSIVAQTAGIPTLPWSGTGLTVEWTENNQKKRIINVPHDVYELGCIQDVEDGLKAAEKVGYPLMVKASEGGGGKGIRKVNSADDFPNLFRQVQAEVPGSPIFIMELAKHARHLEVQILADQYGSAISLFGRDCSVQRRHQKIIEEAPATIATSDVFEDMERCAVKLAKMVGYVSAGTVEYLYSQEGSFYFLELNPRLQVEHPCTEMVADVNLPAAQLQIAMGIPLHRIKDIRMLYGVQPWGDSPIDFEGLSTAPSPRGHVIAARITSENPDEGFKPSSGTVQELNFRSNKNVWGYFSVAAAGGLHEFADSQFGHCFSWGENREEAISNMVVALKELSIRGDFRTTVEYLIKLLETESFQHNSIDTGWLDRLISEKMQAERPDTMLGIVSGALHVADVNLRNSVSNFLHSLERGQVLPAHTLLNTVDVELIYEGTKYVLTVTRQSPNSYVVIMNNSSAEVDVHRLSDGGLLLSYDGSSYTTYMKEEVDRYRITIGNKTCVFERENDPSLLRSPSAGKLIQYTVEDGGHVFSGQCYAEIEVMKMVMTLTAAESGCIHYVKRAGAALEPGCVIAKLQLDDPSRVQQAELHTGALPSIQAVALRGEKLHRVFHNTLDHLVHIMNGYCLPEPFFSAKLKEWVERLMKTMRDPSLPLLELQDIMTSVSGRIPPAVEKAIKKEMAQYASNITSVLCQFPSQQIANILDSHAATLNKKSEREVFFMNTQSIVQLVQKYRSGIRGHMKAVVMDLLRQYLKVEIQFQNGHYDKCVFALREENKGDMANVLNYIFSHAQVTKKNLLVTMLIDQLCGRDPTLTDELMAILTELTQLSKTTNAKVALRARQVLIASHLPSYELRHNQVESIFLSAIDMYGHQFCIENLQKLILSETSIFDVLPNFFYHSNQVVRMAALEVYVRRAYIAYELNSVQHRQLKDNTCVVEFQFMLPTSHPNRGNIPTLNRMSFSSNLNHYGMVHVASVSDVLLDTSFTPPCQRMGAMVAFRSFPEFTRNITDVLSCFSDSPPPSPTFPEGGNPVLYGEEDNKSAQDEPIHILNVAIKTDSDIDDDGLAAMFRDFTQSKKSLLFEHGIRRLTFLVAQKDFRKQVNCEVDQRFHREFPKFFTFRARDKFEEDRIYRHLEPALAFQLELNRMRNFALTAIPCANHKMHLYLGAARVEVGTEVTDYRFFVRAIIRHSDLVTKEASFEYLHNEAERLLLEAMDELEVAFNNTTVRTDCNHIFLNFVPTVIMDPSKIEESVRSMVMRYGSRLWKLRVLQAELKINIRLTPTGKQIPIRLFLTNESGYYLDISLYKEVTDSRTGQVGPKDRQIMFQAYGDKQGPLHGMLINTPYVTKDLLQSKRFQAQSLGTTYVYDFPEMFRQALKKMWHSSQAHAHLPKCPLPSELLTFTELVLDAQGQLVQMNRLPGGNEIGMVAWRMTLRTPEYPAGREIIVISNDITHKIGSFGPQEDVLFLRASEMARESGIPRIYIAANSGARIGLAEEIRHMFHVAWQDPADPYKGFKYLYLTPQDYKKVSALNSVHCEHVEDEGESRYKITDIIGKDEGLGVENLKGSGMIAGESSLAYEEIITMNLVTCRAIGIGAYLVRLGQRTIQVDNSHIILTGAGALNKVLGREVYTSNNQLGGIQIMHNNGVTHSTVCDDFEGVFTLLQWLSYMPKCKSSPVPILSAKDPIDRPVEFVPTKAPYDPRWMLAGRPSQTPKGSWQSGFFDHGSFMEIMQPWAQSVVVGRARLGGIPTGVVAVETRSVELSIPADPANLDSEAKIIQQAGQVWFPDSAFKTAQAIKDMNREGLPLIVFANWRGFSGGMKDMYDQVLKFGAYIVDGLREYKQPVLVYIPPQAELRGGSWVVIDPTINPRHMEMYADKDSRGGVLEPEGTVEIKFRRKDLVKTMRRVDPVYTGLAERLGTPELSPPDRKELETKLKEREEFLLPIYHQVAVQFADLHDTPGRMQEKGVITDILEWQTSRQFFYWRLRRLLLEDTVKRKIQVANSELTDGQIQAMLRRWFVEAEGAVKAYLWDNNEEVVAWLERQLAEEEGARSVIDENIKYIRRDHILKQIRSLVQANPEVAMDSIVHMTQHISPTQRAEVVRILSTMETSAPSS, encoded by the exons ATGGCACAACAGGATGGTGCTGCTGCCAAGAAGAACCCTGCTGTGGCAGCGTTGCACTCTCACTTTATTGTGGGATCGGTGTCAGAGGAGAACTCAGAAGATGAAATCCAAGGGAAGCTGGACATGCAGCTGGAGGAAAAGGAGACACGCTCTCTGTCACCATCCTCTGGCAGCTCAGACAGCACCTATGAAATGGGCTTCGACCATATTGATGGCCCCATGCACAATCTAAG GCCGAGCATGTCAGGGCTGCACCTGGTGAAGCAAGGCAGAGATCGCCGGCGTATTGATCTGCAGAGGGACTTCACTGTGGCCTCTCCTGCTGAGTTTGTCACCCGTTTCGGTGGCAACAAGGTCATCGAGAAG GTGCTGATTGCCAACAATGGCATTGCAGCTGTCAAATGCATGCGCTCCATCCGCCGCTGGGCCTATGAGATGTTTCGCAATGAAAGGGCAATCCGCTTTGTTGTTATGGTGACGCCAGAGGACCTGAAAGCCAACGCAG AGTACATCAAAATGGCAGATCATTATGTGCCTGTGCCAGGAGGgactaacaacaacaactacgCCAATGTTGAGCTCATTCTGGACATCGCTAAACGCATACCTGTGCAG GCTGTTTGGGCTGGGTGGGGCCATGCTTCAGAGAACCCCAAACTCCCAGAGCTGCTTCAAAAGCATGGCATTGCTTTCATGG GACCACCAAGTCAGGCTATGTGGGCTTTAGGAGACAAGATTGCCTCCTCTATTGTTGCTCAGACAGCTGGCATTCCAACCTTGCCCTGGAGTGGAACAG GCCTCACGGTAGAATGGACAGAGAACAACCAGAAGAAGAGGATCATCAACGTTCCCCATGACGTGTATGAGCTTGGTTGTATCCAGGATGTGGAGGATGGCCTGAAA GCTGCAGAGAAGGTCGGCTACCCTCTAATGGTGAAGGCCtcagagggaggtggaggaaaaggCATCCGTAAAGTCAACTCTGCTGATGATTTCCCTAACCTCTTCAGACAG gtccAAGCAGAAGTTCCAGGATCACCCATTTTCATCATGGAGCTAGCCAAGCATGCCCGCCACTTGGAGGTCCAGATCTTAGCTGATCAGTATGGCAGTGCCATTTCCCTGTTTGGCAGAGACTGTTCTGTGCAGCGACGACACCAGAAAATTATAGAGGAGGCTCCTGCTACCATTGCCACCTCAGATGTGTTTGAAGATATGGAAAGG TGTGCAGTGAAGCTGGCGAAGATGGTGGGGTACGTCAGTGCAGGCACAGTAGAATACCTCTACAGCCAGGAAGGTAGCTTCTACTTCCTGGAGCTCAACCCCCGTCTGCAGGTGGAACACCCCTGTACTGAGATGGTGGCTGATGTCAACTTGCCTGCAGCCCAACTGCAG ATTGCTATGGGCATTCCTCTTCACCGGATCAAAGACATCAGGATGCTTTATGGGGTCCAGCCTTGGGGAGACTCTCCCATTGACTTTGAGGGTCTGTCAACCGCCCCCTCCCCACGAGGCCATGTCATTGCAGCCCGTATCACCAGTGAGAATCCTGATGAG GGTTTCAAGCCAAGCTCCGGAACAGTGCAAGAGCTGAATTTCCGGAGCAATAAGAACGTGTGGGGCTACTTCAGTGTTGCAGCGGCTGGAGGTTTGCATGAGTTTGCTGACTCCCAGTTTGGACACTGCTTCTCTTGGGGAGAAAATCGTGAAGAAGCCATCTC GAACATGGTGGTGGCATTAAAGGAGTTGTCTATCAGAGGAGACTTCAGGACCACAGTTGAATACCTCATTAAGCTGCTGGAGACAGAAAGCTTTCAGCACAACAGCATCGACACAGGCTGGCTGGACAGGCTTATCTCAGAGAAGATGCAG GCTGAGCGCCCGGATACCATGCTGGGAATTGTTAGCGGGGCTCTTCATGTGGCAGATGTGAATCTAAGGAACAGCGTGTCCAATTTCCTGCATTCTCTGGAAAG GGGCCAGGTGctgccagcacacacactacTCAACACTGTAGACGTGGAGCTGATCTATGAAGGTACCAAGTACGTCTTGACAGTGACACGCCAGTCTCCCAACTCCTACGTGGTCATCATGAACAACTCCTCAGCCGAGGTCGATGTTCATCGGCTCAGTGATGGAGGTCTTTTGCTGTCCTATGATGGCAGTAGCTACACTACCTAcatgaaggaggaggtggataG GTATCGCATCACTATTGGGAACAAGACTTGTGTTTTTGAAAGGGAGAATGATCCTTCGCTGCTACGATCACCATCAGCAGGAAAACTCATTCAGTATACAGTTGAGGATGGCGGGCATGTGTTCTCTGGCCAGTGCTATGCTGAGATAGAG GTGATGAAGATGGTAATGACCCTTACAGCTGCAGAGTCTGGTTGTATCCACTATGTGAAGAGGGCTGGAGCAGCACTGGAGCCTGGCTGTGTCATTGCCAAGCTGCAACTGGATGACCCAAGCAGAGTGCAACAG GCAGAGCTACACACAGGGGCCCTGCCTTCTATCCAGGCAGTAGCTCTGAGAGGGGAGAAGCTACACAGAGTCTTCCACAATACACTTGATCACCTTGTTCACATCATGAATGGCTACTGTCTTCCTGAGCCTTTCTTCAGTGCTAAG CTGAAAGAATGGGTGGAAAGGCTGATGAAAACCATGCGGGATCCCTCTTTGCCACTGTTGGAGCTTCAAGACATCATGACCAGTGTGTCAGGTCGCATACCCCCTGCCGTGGAGAAGGCCATCAAGAAGGAGATGGCTCAGTATGCCAGTAACATCACCTCTGTGCTCTGCCAGTTCCCTAGCCAGCAG attgCAAACATCCTGGACAGTCATGCTGCTACTCTTAACAagaagtcagagagagaagtcTTCTTTATGAACACTCAGAGCATTGTTCAGCTGGTGCAGAA ATATCGCAGCGGTATCCGAGGTCACATGAAGGCGGTGGTGATGGACTTGCTCAGACAGTACTTGAAAGTAGAGATCCAGTTTCAGAATG GACACTatgacaaatgtgtgtttgcactgcGTGAGGAAAACAAAGGCGACATGGCCAATGTGCTCAACTACATATTCTCCCATGCCCAAGTCACTAAGAAGAACCTGCTGGTCACAATGCTGATT GACCAGCTGTGTGGCCGTGATcccacactgacagatgaactGATGGCCATCTTGACTGAACTCACCCAGCTCAGCAAGACAACCAATGCCAAGGTGGCACTGCGTGCTCGACAG GTATTGATAGCTTCCCACCTTCCTTCTTATGAGCTACGACACAACCAGGTGGAgtccatcttcctctctgccattGACATGTATGGACACCAATTCTGCATCGAGAACCTGCAg AAACTGATCCTTTCAGAGACATCCATCTTTGATGTTCTGCCCAACTTCTTCTACCACAGTAATCAGGTGGTCAGGATGGCTGCCCTAGAG GTTTACGTACGCAGAGCGTACATCGCCTATGAGCTCAACAGCGTTCAGCATCGACAGTTGAAGGACAACACGTGTGTAGTAGAGTTCCAGTTCATGCTCCCTACCTCGCATCCCAACAG AGGGAACATCCCCACTCTAAACAG GATGTCATTCTCATCCAATCTGAACCACTACGGCATGGTGCATGTAGCCAGCGTGAGTGATGTTCTGCTCGACACATCTTTTACACCACCTTGTCAGCGCATGGGAGCCATGGTCGCTTTCCGCTCCTTCCCAGAGTTCACCAG GAACATAACAGACGTGTTGAGCTGCTTCTCTGATTCTCCTCCACCAAGTCCAACCTTCCCAGAGGGAGGTAATCCTGTCTTGTATGGtgaagaggacaacaag AGTGCCCAGGACGAGCCCATCCATATCCTGAATGTGGCCATAAAGACAGACAGCGACATTGATGACGACGGCCTAGCAGCCATGTTCCGGGACTTCACTCAGTCTAAG AAATCCCTGCTGTTTGAACATGGCATCCGAAGGCTGACTTTCCTTGTGGCTCAGAAG GATTTCAGGAAGCAAGTCAACTGTGAGGTGGACCAAAGGTTTCAT AGAGAATTCCCCAAATTTTTCACATTCCGTGCCAGAGATAAG TTTGAGGAGGACAGGATCTACCGTCACCTGGAGCCGGCACTGGCTTTCCAGTTAGAGCTCAACCGCATGCGCAATTTTGCCCTTACTGCGATCCCATGTGCCAACCACAAGATGCACCTGTACCTGGGTGCAGCCCGTGTGGAGGTGGGCACAGAGGTCACAGACTATCGTTTCTTTGTGCGAGCCATTATCCGCCACTCTGATCTGGTTACAAag GAAGCCTCTTTTGAGTACCTTCACAATGAGGCAGAGCGTTTGCTGCTGGAGGCCATGGATGAACTGGAAGTGGCTTTCAACAACACAACTGTGCGAACTGACTGTAATCATATCTTCCTCAACTTTGTCCCTACAGTCATCATGGACCCATCAAAG ATTGAGGAGTCTGTGCGCTCCATGGTCATGCGTTACGGCAGCCGTCTGTGGAAGCTGCGTGTCCTGCAGGCCGAGCTGAAAATTAACATCCGCCTGACTCCAACGGGAAAGCAAATCCCCATCCGCCTCTTTCTTACCAATGAATCAGGCTACTACCTGGACATCAGCCTTTACAAGGAGGTCACTGATTCCCGAACGGGACAGGTGGGGCCCAAAGACCGACAG ATCATGTTCCAAGCATACGGAGACAAGCAGGGTCCGCTGCATGGCATGCTCATCAACACACCCTATGTCACTAAGGACCTGCTGCAGTCTAAGCGCTTCCAGGCACAGTCTCTGGGCACCACCTATGTCTATGACTTTCCAGAAATGTTCAGACAG GCTCTGAAAAAGATGTGGCACTCAAGCCAGGCCCATGCCCACTTACCCAAATGCCCCCTTCCTTCTGAGCTGCTCACCTTCACAGAGCTGGTTCTCGATGCCCAAGGTCAGCTGGTACAGATGAACCGACTGCCAGGCGGCAACgag ATTGGTATGGTGGCTTGGCGGATGACCCTGCGAACTCCAGAGTATCCAGCGGGACGTGAGATCATCGTCATAAGTAATGACATCACACACAAGATAGGCTCGTTTGGGCCTCAGGAGGACGTGTTGTTCCTGCGAGCCTCAGAGATGGCACGAGAGAGCGGCATCCCTCGCATCTACATCGCAGCCAACAGCGGCGCTCGCATTGGGCTGGCAGAGGAAATCAGACACATGTTCCATGTGGCCTGGCAAGATCCAGCAGACCCATATAAG GGTTTCAAGTATCTCTACCTCACACCTCAAGATTACAAGAAGGTTTCAGCCCTGAACTCTGTGCATTGTGAACACGTAGAGGATGAGGGAGAATCCAG GTACAAGATCACTGACATCATTGGAAAGGATGAAGGACTGGGTGTGGAGAATCTGAAAGGGTCTGGGATGATTGCTGGAGAATCCTCTCTGGCTTATGAGGAAATCATCACTATGAACCTG GTCACATGCCGAGCCATAGGAATTGGGGCCTATCTAGTGAGGCTTGGACAGCGAACCATCCAAGTGGACAACTCTCACATTATTCTTACTGGAGCTGGAGCACTCAACAAG GTGCTGGGCAGGGAGGTGTACACATCAAACAACCAACTTGGTGGAATTCAAATCATGCACAACAATGGTGTGACCCACTCTACTGTTTGTGATGATTTTGAGGGAGTCTTCACTCTTCTGCAGTGGCTGTCCTACATGCCCAAG tGTAAGTCTAGCCCAGTGCCCATCCTCAGTGCCAAGGATCCCATAGATCGGCCAGTGGAGTTTGTTCCAACCAAGGCTCCGTATGACCCTCGCTGGATGTTAGCAGGGCGTCCCAGCCAAA CTCCAAAGGGTTCCTGGCAGAGTGGTTTCTTTGACCATGGCTCCTTCATGGAGATCATGCAGCCATGGGCCCAGAGTGTGGTGGTAGGCAGAGCCAG ACTGGGTGGTATACCTACTGGAGTGGTTGCTGTGGAAACCAGGTCAGTAGAGCTGTCGATCCCAGCCGATCCAGCCAATTTGGACTCGGAGGCGAAG ATCATCCAGCAGGCGGGGCAGGTGTGGTTCCCAGATTCTGCTTTCAAAACAGCCCAGGCCATTAAGGACATGAACCGAGAGGGCCTGCCTCTCATAGTGTTTGCCAACTGGAGGGGCTTTTCTGGAGGAATGAAAG ATATGTATGACCAAGTGCTGAAGTTTGGGGCCTACATCGTAGACGGGCTGAGGGAATACAAGCAGCCGGTACTGGTTTATATTCCCCCGCAGGCTGAACTGAGAGGAGGCTCCTGGGTGGTCATAGATCCCACCATCAACCCTCGTCACATGGAGATGTACGCCGACAAGGACAGCCG AGGTGGAGTGTTAGAGCCTGAAGGAACAGTAGAGATCAAGTTCAGGAGGAAGGACCTGGTGAAGACCATGAGAAGAGTAGATCCAGTCTACACGGGCTTGGCTGAAAGACTGG GAACCCCGGAGCTGAGCCCCCCTGATCGTAAAGAGCTGGAGACCAAGCTGAAGGAGCGTGAGGAGTTTCTCCTGCCCATCTACCACCAGGTGGCTGTGCAGTTTGCAGACCTCCACGACACCCCAGGTCGCATGCAAGAGAAGGGTGTTATCACG GATATCCTGGAGTGGCAAACGTCGCGCCAGTTCTTCTACTGGCGTCTGCGGCGTCTGCTGCTTGAGGACACGGTGAAGAGGAAGATCCAAGTGGCCAACAGCGAGCTGACTGATGGCCAGATCCAGGCCATGCTGCGCCGCTGGTTTGTGGAGGCCGAGGGGGCTGTCAAG